The Pan paniscus chromosome 3, NHGRI_mPanPan1-v2.0_pri, whole genome shotgun sequence genome includes a window with the following:
- the LOC134730274 gene encoding LOW QUALITY PROTEIN: glycine dehydrogenase (decarboxylating), mitochondrial-like (The sequence of the model RefSeq protein was modified relative to this genomic sequence to represent the inferred CDS: inserted 1 base in 1 codon; deleted 3 bases in 2 codons; substituted 2 bases at 2 genomic stop codons) — protein sequence MQSCARAWGLRLGRGVGDGRRLAGGSGLCWAPRGRDSSSGGGDSAAAGASPLLERLLPRHDDFARRHIGPGDKDQREMLQILGLASIDELIEKTVPTNIRLKRPLKMEDPVCENEILATLHAISSKNQIWRSYIGMGYYNCSVPQTILRNLLENSGWITQYTPYQPEVSQGRLESLLNYQTMVCDITGLDMANASLLDEGTAAAEALQLCYRHNKRRKFFVDPRCHPQTIAVVQTRAKYTGVLIELKLPYEMDFSGKDVSGVLFQYPDTEGKVEDFTELVERAHQSGSLACCCATDLLALCILRPPGEFGVDISLGSSQRFGVPLGYGGPHAAFFAVRESLVRMIPGRMVGATRDATGKEVYCLALQTREQHIQRDKATSNICTAQALLANMAAMFAIYHGSHGLEHIARRVHNATLILSEGLQRAGHQLQHDLFFDTLKIQCGCSVKEVLGRATQRQINFRLFEDGTLGISLDETVNEKDLDDLLWIFVCESSAELVAESMGEECRGIPGSVFKRTSPFLTHQVFNSYHSETNIVRYMKKLENKDISLVHSMIPLGSCTMKLNSSSELAPITWKEFANIHPFVPLDQAQGYQQLFXELEKDLCELTGYDQVCFQPNSGAQGEYAGLATIRAYLNQKGEGHRTVCLILKSTHGTNPTSAHMAGMKIQPVEVDKCGNINAVHLKAMVDKHKENLAAIMITYPSTNGVFEENISDVCDLIHQHGGXVYLDRANMNAQVGICRPGDFGSDVSHLNLHKTFCIPHRGGGPGMGPSGXKKYLAPFLPNYPIISLKWNEDACPVGTVSAAPWGSSSILPISWAYIKMMGGKGLKQATETAILNANYMAKRLEKHYRILFRGARGYVGHEFILDTRAFKKSANIEAVDVAKRLQDYGFHAPIMPWPVAGTLMVEPTESEDKAELDRFCDAMISIRQEIADIEEGRIDPRVNPLKMSPHSLTCVISSHWDRPYSTEVAAFPLPFVKPENKFWPMIARIDDIYGDQHLVCTCPPMEVYESPFSEQKRASS from the exons ATGCAGTCCTGTGCCAGGGCGTGGGGGCTGCGCCTGGGCCGCGGGGTCGGGGACGGCCGCCGCCTGGCTGGGGGATCGGGGCTGTGCTGGGCGCCGCGGGGCCGGGACAGCAGCAGTGGCGGCGGGGACAGCGCCGCGGCTGGGGCCTCGCCCCTCCTGGAGCGCCTTCTGCCCAGACACGACGACTTCGCTCGGAGGCACATCGGCCCTGGGGACAAAGACCAGAGAGAGATGCTGCAGATCTTGGGGCTGGCGAGCATTGATGAATTGATCGAGAAGACGGTCCCTACCAACATCCGTTTGAAAAGACCCTTGAAAATGGAAGACCCTGTTTGTGAAAATGAAATACTTGCAACTCTGCATGCCATTTCAAGCAAAAACCAGATCTGGAGATCCTATATTGGCATGGGCTATTATAACTGCTCAGTGCCACAGACGATTTTGCGGAACTTACTGGAGAACTCAGGATGGATCACCCAGTATACTCCATACCAGCCTGAGGTGTCTCAGGGGAGGCTGGAGAGTTTACTCAACTACCAGACCATGGTGTGTGACATCACAGGCCTGGACATGGCCAATGCATCCCTGCTGGATGAGGGGACTGCAGCTGCAGAGGCGCTGCAGCTGTGCTACAGACACAACAAGAGGAGGAAATTTTTTGTTGACCCCCGTTGCCACCCACAGACAATAGCTGTTGTCCAGACTCGAGCCAAATATACTGGAGTCCTCATTGAGCTGAAGTTACCCTATGAAATGGACTTCAGTGGAAAAGATGTCAGCGGAGTGTTGTTCCAGTACCCAGACACGGAGGGGAAGGTGGAAGACTTTACGGAACTCGTGGAGAGAGCTCATCAGAGTGGGAGCCTGGCCTGCTGT TGTGCTACTGACCTTTTAGCTTTGTGCATCTTGAGGCCACCGGGAGAATTTGGGGTAGACATCTCCTTGGGCAGCTCCCAGAGATTTGGAGTGCCACTGGGCTATGGGGGACCCCACGCAGCATTTTTTGCCGTCCGAGAAAGCTTGGTGAGAATGATACCTGGAAGAATGGTGGGGGCAACAAGAGACGCCACTGGGAAAGAAGTGTATTGTCTTGCTCTTCAAACCAGGGAGCAACACATTCAGAGAGACAAGGCTACCAGCAACATCTGTACAGCTCAGGCCCTCTTGGCGAATATGGCAGCCATGTTTGCAATCTACCATGGTTCCCATGGGCTGGAGCATATTGCTAGGAGGGTACATAATGCCACTTTGATTTTGTCAGAAGGTCTCCAGCGAGCAGGGCATCAACTCCAGCATGACCTGTTCTTTGATACCTTGAAGATTCAGTGTGGCTGCTCAGTGAAGGAGGTCTTGGGCAGGGCCACTCAGCGGCAGATCAATTTTCGGCTTTTTGAGGATGGCACACTTGGTATTTCTCTTGATGAAACAGTCAATGAAAAAGATCTGGACGATTTGTTGTGGATCTTTGTTTGTGAGTCATCTGCAGAACTGGTTGCTGAAAGCATGGGAGAGGAGTGCAGAGGTATTCCAGGGTCTGTGTTCAAGAGGACCAGCCCGTTCCTCACCCATCAAGTGTTCAACAGCTACCACTCTGAAACAAATATTGTCCGGTATATgaagaaactggaaaataaagacatttccctTGTTCACAGCATGATTCCACTGGGATCCTGCACCATGAAACTGAACAGTTCGTCTGAACTCGCACCTATCACATGGAAAGAATTTGCAAACATCCACCCCTTTGTGCCTCTGGACCAAGCTCAAGGATATCAGCAGCTTTTCTGAGAGCTTGAGAAGGATTTGTGTGAACTCACAGGTTATGACCAGGTCTGTTTCCAGCCAAACAGCGGAGCCCAGGGAGAATATGCTGGACTGGCCACTATCCGAGCCTACTTAAACCAGAAAGGAGAGGGGCACAGAACGGTTTGCCTCATTCTGAAATCAACACATGGGACCAACCCAACAAGTGCCCACATGGCAGGCATGAAGATTCAGCCTGTGGAGGTGGATAAATGTGGGAATATCAATGCAGTTCACCTCAAGGCCATGGTGGATAAGCACAAGGAGAACCTAGCAGCCATCATGATTACATACCCATCCACCAATGGGGTGTTTGAAGAGAACATCAGTGACGTGTGTGACCTCATCCATCAACATGGAGGATAGGTCTACCTAGACAGGGCAAATATGAACGCTCAGGTGGGAATCTGTCGCCCTGGAGACTTTGGGTCTGATGTCTCGCACCTAAATCTTCACAAGACCTTCTGCATTCCCCACAGAGGAGGTGGTCCTGGCATGGGGCCCAGTG GTAAGAAATACCTTGCCCCGTTTTTGCCCAATTATCCCATCATTTCACTAAAATGGAATGAGGATGCCTGTCCTGTGGGAACCGTCAGTGCGGCCCCATGGGGCTCCAGTTCCATCTTGCCCATTTCCTGGGCTTATATCAAGATGATGGGAGGCAAGGGCCTTAAACAAGCCACGGAAACTGCGATATTAAATGCCAATTACATGGCCAAGCGATTAGAAAAACACTACAGAATTCTTTTCAGGGGTGCAAGAGGTTATGTGGGTCATGAATTTATTTTGGACACGAGAGCCTTCAAAAAGTCTGCAAATATTGAGGCAGTGGATGTGGCCAAGAGACTCCAGGATTATGGATTTCACGCCCCTATCATGCCCTGGCCTGTGGCAGGGACCCTCATGGTTGAGCCCACTGAGTCGGAGGACAAGGCAGAGCTGGACAGATTCTGTGATGCCATGATCAGCATTCGGCAGGAAATTGCTGACATTGAGGAGGGCCGCATCGACCCCAGGGTCAATCCGCTGAAGATGTCTCCGCACTCCCTGACCTGCGTTATATCTTCCCACTGGGACCGGCCT TATTCCACAGAGGTGGCAGCATTCCCACTCCCCTTCGTGAAACCAGAGAACAAATTCTGGCCAATGATTGCCCGGATTGATGACATATATGGAGATCAGCACCTGGTTTGTACCTGCCCACCCATGGAAGTTTATGAGTCACCATTTTCTGAACAAAAGAGGGCCTCTTCTTAG